Within the Thalassoglobus sp. JC818 genome, the region TGCTGTCTCAGCGCAAAGCTCAGCACGTTGCAGCCTGAATACCGCACAGAAAAGACCATGCTCAATTTCTTTCGTCAGAATTCTGAGTCAGTTCGAAGCGATCTTCTCTCGGGGATTACAGTCGCGTTGGCACTCGTTCCCGAAGCGATTGCTTTCGCATTTTTGCTCGGCGTTTCCCCACTCATTGGACTTTACTCCGCCGCGTTCGTTGGCCTGATTGCCGCCGTGTGCGGTGGTCGTCCGGGGATGATCTCGGGAGCAACAGGAGCGATGGCTGTCGTCGTCATCGGATTGGTTTCCGAACATGGAATCGAATACCTCTTTCCGGCAGTGATGTTGTGCGGTGTGCTACAGGTGCTGGCTGGCCTGCTGGGTCTTGGAAAGCTCATTCGAATGGTTCCGCACTCAGTGGAACTGGGGTTCGTGAACGGATTGGCAATTGTGATTGGATTAGCACAGCTGGGCAGTTTCAAAACGCTTTCCGGCTCCGGCGAATTGGTCTATCTCAGCGGACCGCGACTGGCTGTAATGCTCGTTCTGGTCGCTGTGACAATGGCCATTATTTGGCTTCTCCCGAAATTAACTCGTGCCGTCCCAGCTTCTCTTGCAGCGATTGTTGTCGTGACGCTTCTTTCACTCGGGATTAATCACAACATCGAACATGTTGAGGGGCAGCACTACATTGCGACAGTGGGAGACATGTTGCGAACGAACCTCGCCGCAGCCGAGAATTCCACCGGACATGGTTCGCATCACTCAGAAAGTGGCGCGGCTGATTCAACGGAGGAGGTTGCCGTCGCAGTGAATGAAGTCGAGGCAACCGAAAGCGGTGAGACGGTTGCTGACGAACTGGCTGTCGCTGCTGCCTCACCGAACTCGGCGCGAGGCATCAGCGGTTCACTCCCGTTGCCGTTTTTCCTGCAGTACAAGTTGGTTCCATTCAACCTCGATACATTTTGGATCATCCTGCCGTATTCAATTGTTCTGTGCGGCGTCGGCCTGATTGAGTCGCTGATGACTCTCTCCCTTATCGACGAAATCACCCAGACACGAGGGCAGGGAAACCGAGAGTGTTTGGGGCAGGGGGCTGCGAATCTCTTTTGTGGCCTGATGGGTGGAATGGGCGGATGTGCGATGATTGGTCAGTCGCTGATCAACGTCAACTCCGGTGGTCGAGGGCGTCTTTCCGGAATCACTGCAGCAGTCGCCTTATTAATTTTCGTGCTTTTCCTCGGACCGCTAATCGAACAGATTTCCATGGCTGCCCTTGTGGGTGTCATGTTCATGGTCGTCATCGGAACATTCGAGTGGGCGTCAATTAAGATGTTCGAAAAAATGCCGACGAGCGACGTTCTCGTCATGGTTCTCGTGACCACTTACACCGTCGTCATGCATGATCTCGCAACAGCTGTGATCCTCGGGATTGTTGTTTCGGCACTGGTTTTTGCCTGGAAGCATTCGACTCACATTTTTGCCGACGTCAAATTCAATCAGTATGGAAGCAAAATCTATCAGCTTCACGGCCCGCTCTTCTTCGCATCGGTCAGCTCATTCAAAGACCTGTTTGACTTCGAGAACGACCCGGACGACGTCGTGATTGACTTCTACTTTTCGCGAGTCTACGACCAGTCAGGTCTTGAAGCGATCAACTCTATCAGCGAGAAGTACGACAACGCAGGCAAACGTCTTCACCTGACTCACTTGAGTGAGGAATGTCGTCAGCTGCTGGATCGTGCAGGCGAGTTCGTCGAAGTCAACGTCTCTGAAGATCCTCACTATCATGTTGCAACAGATCGGTTGGGATAGACAATCTTCGAGTGGTTCCAGTCCGATGAAGCTCGTTCGTGGACTCAGTATGAACACGTGTCATCCTCCCATTGAACCGAATGAGATACTACGCAATCTCTGCCGAGCGTTACGATCGGATGGATCAGAGTCCGTCTGATGATTCTGCCATTGCAAGTATGCAGAAGCCCCTCGAACGTCAGAATCGCGTCCGCGCTCTGAACTTCTTCCTTGATTATCCGTCCGAAGCATGGCAGGCTGAGTGGGTCGATCGTGTTTCCGTGAAATCACTTGAGGAGGAGCTTCTGTGCTGTCTCTGACGCCATTCGCTGTGCGCTCTCATCTCTGGAGTGTCGTTCTTTTTTGCGTTCTTCCGATCGGCCTGCTGGCAGCAGATGAACCGTCACAACAATGCTTTTCGATCGAATTCTTCTACGACTCCGGACAGAACGAAGCTGCGGAACTTCAGGCGAAGCTGCGCGAGTTTGCAGCCCAGCGAGGTGGTTTGATTCTCCACTTCCGTGACTTGAACGAATCTCCGGACGTGAGAACGCGCCTCGACGAGATCGCTAAACACTTCCGACTTGCCGATGTCAAACTTCCGGCTGTCTATGGGATGAAGTACGTCGCTGCAGACATTCAGAGTCCGGATCAACTCGAAACTCGGCTCAATGAAATCTTGAGGATGACCGCATATGTCCGAAACGGCTGTCCTCACTGTGCTGCAACGAAAGCGTTCCTCGCCAAATACGGCTCGCGTTATCCCGCGCTTGAGATCGTCTACAAAGAAGTGATCACCAGTCAGGCTGCCAATCAGGAAATGCAAGGCATTGTGCGACGCTACGGACAACGGGCCGCTAGTCTTCCGGTCATTCACTACTGCAATGGATTGACGATTGGGTTCGATCGCGAATCGACGACCGGAAAGCAGATCCTGCAAACGCTCGACTATTGGTCACGCAGTTGTGCGAGTCAAAAAAAAAGTTCAGCCGAAACAGTGAACGCGAACTAAACGATTCGCAGCTTCTCTCTGATCACTCACCTTCGACGCCGAAGGAAATTCCTCTTCACGGTCGTCCGTTCGATGGCTCGACAGTCTTTCAGTTCGTACTAAAGACTCCACGAGCACAGCTTGCGTACGCAGGCGGGTGGCTGATCTCATTCGTCGCCGTTCTGACTGCGAGTGATGGTGAGCTAGACTTGCCGCCGCCTGATACTGATTCTCCACTCCCACTTCCCGCCAGCGACTCACAACTTCCCGTTCCAGGCGGTGATCTTCCACTTCCTCCGCCATCCTCGGGGCCTTCAGACCTCCCTGTTCCGGGGGATTCACTGCCTCCACCGCCGGGTGGACAAGAAGGCGCGCCCTCAATCGAAGGAACTGGAGAAGATGCACCGTTGCCATATGATCTGGACACGAGTGGCCCCTCTGACAAGCAGACCGTGGACCTGCCCGTTTTCGGTCTGATCAATGCCCGCGAAATCGGAATGCCTGCCTTCACAATCGCTATCGGGCTGGTAGATGGATTTAATCCATGTGCAATGTGGGTGCTTCTGTTCCTCCTTTCGCTTCTCGTGAATCTTCAAAGCCGAACAAAGATGTTCGCCATTGCTGGCGTTTTCGTTCTCATCTCTGGATTGGCCTACTTCGCATTCATGGCGGCCTGGCTGAATGTCTTTCTGCTCATCGGATACCTGCGAGGAGTTCAGCTCACTCTGGGAATTCTCTCTGTGATCGTGGGGGCAATTCACATCAAAGACTTCTTCGCGTTTCGCCAAGGTGTTTCGCTTTCCATTCCCGATTCGGCAAAGCCTGGCATCTACGCCAGAGCGAGAAAAATCATCACAGCCGAGACAATGTGGGCAGCTCTTGCGGGTGCGGTCGTCTTGGCAGTGCTCGTAAATATTGTCGAGCTGCTGTGTACAGCTGGGCTTCCAGCGCTTTACACGAACGTC harbors:
- a CDS encoding SulP family inorganic anion transporter, with the translated sequence MLNFFRQNSESVRSDLLSGITVALALVPEAIAFAFLLGVSPLIGLYSAAFVGLIAAVCGGRPGMISGATGAMAVVVIGLVSEHGIEYLFPAVMLCGVLQVLAGLLGLGKLIRMVPHSVELGFVNGLAIVIGLAQLGSFKTLSGSGELVYLSGPRLAVMLVLVAVTMAIIWLLPKLTRAVPASLAAIVVVTLLSLGINHNIEHVEGQHYIATVGDMLRTNLAAAENSTGHGSHHSESGAADSTEEVAVAVNEVEATESGETVADELAVAAASPNSARGISGSLPLPFFLQYKLVPFNLDTFWIILPYSIVLCGVGLIESLMTLSLIDEITQTRGQGNRECLGQGAANLFCGLMGGMGGCAMIGQSLINVNSGGRGRLSGITAAVALLIFVLFLGPLIEQISMAALVGVMFMVVIGTFEWASIKMFEKMPTSDVLVMVLVTTYTVVMHDLATAVILGIVVSALVFAWKHSTHIFADVKFNQYGSKIYQLHGPLFFASVSSFKDLFDFENDPDDVVIDFYFSRVYDQSGLEAINSISEKYDNAGKRLHLTHLSEECRQLLDRAGEFVEVNVSEDPHYHVATDRLG
- a CDS encoding glutaredoxin → MLSLTPFAVRSHLWSVVLFCVLPIGLLAADEPSQQCFSIEFFYDSGQNEAAELQAKLREFAAQRGGLILHFRDLNESPDVRTRLDEIAKHFRLADVKLPAVYGMKYVAADIQSPDQLETRLNEILRMTAYVRNGCPHCAATKAFLAKYGSRYPALEIVYKEVITSQAANQEMQGIVRRYGQRAASLPVIHYCNGLTIGFDRESTTGKQILQTLDYWSRSCASQKKSSAETVNAN